The genomic region GGTACAACTACAAAGAGCGAATGACCAATATGCTGCGTTGAAATTTTGGAAACAGATTATTGAAGCAAAAGGCATCCTCGTCTGTCAAACATCTGTGAACACACATCTTTCTGTTGAACTGAAAACAGTACGTGGATTTTGCATTGCCCAGAGACCTTTCCCCATAATCGTGGTGAACCCCAAAGATAGTCCGTACGGTCGTATTTTCACACTCATTCACGAGTTAGTCCACATTGCACTCGGGGAAAGTGTCATCCAGAATACTGGATTTGAAGAGGTAAATACCCTGAATCTGGATCCTATTGAAGTTTTTTGCAATCAGGTGGCCGCCGATTTTTTAGTTCCAGAGAGTGAATTGCTTGAGATCGTAAATTTGGAGACGTTCCAAGAAGATTTACCTGGAATCTCCAAATTCTTCCATGTCAGTCCTGAAGTTATTATGCGGCGATTACTAACACTCGAAAAAATCTCGCGACGTAACTACCAAATGTACAGAAATCGTCAATTGGCAAAGTATAGGGACGCTCCAAGACAAACGGGTGGATCTGCCCCTTACCATAATCGGCTTCTCAATACTTCCGGTGAACATTTCGCACGAACTGCTTTTACAGCTTATTACGAACAGAAAATTACACGCGCTGAACTCGCCTCCGTTCTTTCTAATTCTGACACAAAACATCTTGCTAAAATCGAGAGTGCTATCTTTGTATGAATTCGTTGCTTAACCAAGGCCAGGTAATTTACAGTCTTGATACGAGCGCGCTGATCGCCGCTTTTCATGAACGATACCCCATCGAAAACTTTCCTTCTTTTTGGCGTAAAATTGAGGCTCTGATAAAAAACGGTCAACTGAAAATGTCGCAAATTGTTTTTGACGAAGCGATGAGAGATACAGAGATCAAGCAATGGTGCGATGAGAATCAATTAAAGCCAGACTTTCAAGTGGTTATTGATGAATCAGTGCAGGAGCAAGTCAGTGAAGTCCTATCGGAATTTCCAAGATTGGTGGACAATCGGACAGGGAAATCAGGTGCCGACCCGTGGGTTATTGCGTTGGCACTCACTATTGAGAACTGTGTTGTCGTAACAGAAGAAAACCCTACACATAGCCAAAATAGACCGAAAATTCCTGATGTTTGCGTTCATTTTAATCTTCAGTGTTTCAAAATAGTAGACTTGATAGAAAAAGAAAACTGGATCTTTTAATCCCGAAAAAAAGTAAAGTAATTCGACCAAATTTACAGAAGCATTGAGTTTTCGATTCTTTAGTCTGGTTTTCATCCAGCCGCTGGATGCTAATTGCTATGGTCTCTTGGTCGGTCCAGTTTCCTAACCTCACCAGATTGTTAAAAAAGACATTAAACCAGGCAATTTCAAACTGAATGGCTCTGTGAAACACGCCCGTTGTGATTGACTTGTGTTCACGTTTATGATAACATGTCTGCCCAAAGGACACGGAATATCTAAGGAGCCGACACATGGAACACCGCTATCTTTTCCTTGACCTGCAGTACATCACCCGCATCGAGGGGTTGTATCGGCGGATGCACCAACCGCAACGGCATCCCGATAACCCGGTTTTGCGCGGTGAGCATCCG from Candidatus Poribacteria bacterium harbors:
- a CDS encoding XRE family transcriptional regulator; protein product: MAKSVKALITPEVLKWARERRIRLEIDYAAKRLKIKSEDLEAWENGTEQPTFAQLKKIAKLYKTHISIFYLSEPPTDFQPLTDYRVLPEQLVTDEEQVYRLNANIIEAFERRETLIELYELLEAPPPEVTLNVNKYENPGQAARKITEFLELNRVQLQRANDQYAALKFWKQIIEAKGILVCQTSVNTHLSVELKTVRGFCIAQRPFPIIVVNPKDSPYGRIFTLIHELVHIALGESVIQNTGFEEVNTLNLDPIEVFCNQVAADFLVPESELLEIVNLETFQEDLPGISKFFHVSPEVIMRRLLTLEKISRRNYQMYRNRQLAKYRDAPRQTGGSAPYHNRLLNTSGEHFARTAFTAYYEQKITRAELASVLSNSDTKHLAKIESAIFV
- a CDS encoding DUF4411 family protein: MNSLLNQGQVIYSLDTSALIAAFHERYPIENFPSFWRKIEALIKNGQLKMSQIVFDEAMRDTEIKQWCDENQLKPDFQVVIDESVQEQVSEVLSEFPRLVDNRTGKSGADPWVIALALTIENCVVVTEENPTHSQNRPKIPDVCVHFNLQCFKIVDLIEKENWIF